In Thiovibrio frasassiensis, one DNA window encodes the following:
- a CDS encoding OmpA/MotB family protein — protein MSRPKRKKAHEKEPNLERWLVSYADFITLLFAVFVMLYAMSIVDQKKMEEVQASIQSSFSGPQTLTPALKVIGNKDFGLIPEVVEPPVPPQSQEEVSSAAEAQEFSQIKQDIQNNLQEYGGKNEVQLTVNERGLVISLKEAGFFPSGTAQVQPGALPLLDKIATSISRYANTLRIEGHTDNVPVKSPTFPSNWELSTARANSIVHYLMEKHGFMGAKLSVTGYGEYRPIADNATEEGRKLNRRVDIVMLSRKGAQGEALKFGGQ, from the coding sequence ATGAGCAGACCGAAAAGGAAAAAAGCGCACGAGAAGGAGCCGAACCTGGAGCGGTGGCTTGTCTCCTATGCGGATTTTATCACCCTGCTTTTTGCCGTTTTTGTAATGCTCTATGCCATGTCCATCGTGGATCAGAAAAAAATGGAGGAGGTGCAGGCCTCCATCCAATCTTCTTTCTCCGGGCCTCAGACTTTAACCCCGGCGCTCAAGGTTATCGGCAACAAGGATTTTGGTCTGATCCCCGAAGTGGTGGAGCCGCCGGTGCCGCCCCAGTCCCAGGAGGAGGTCTCCTCCGCTGCCGAGGCCCAGGAGTTCAGCCAGATCAAGCAGGACATCCAGAACAATCTTCAGGAGTATGGCGGTAAAAACGAGGTGCAGCTGACCGTCAACGAACGGGGCTTGGTCATAAGCTTGAAGGAGGCCGGGTTCTTTCCCTCCGGCACCGCCCAGGTTCAGCCGGGCGCCCTTCCTCTCCTGGACAAGATTGCCACCTCCATCTCCCGCTATGCCAATACCCTCCGTATCGAAGGGCACACGGATAATGTGCCGGTTAAATCTCCGACCTTTCCCTCCAACTGGGAACTCTCCACCGCCCGCGCCAACAGCATTGTCCATTATCTCATGGAGAAGCACGGCTTCATGGGCGCCAAGCTCTCCGTGACCGGCTATGGCGAATACCGGCCCATCGCGGATAACGCCACGGAAGAAGGGCGGAAGCTCAATCGGCGCGTCGATATTGTCATGCTTTCCCGCAAGGGGGCTCAAGGTGAGGCGTTGAAATTCGGCGGGCAATAG